The following proteins come from a genomic window of Candidatus Kuenenbacteria bacterium:
- the rplN gene encoding 50S ribosomal protein L14 translates to MVQHRTILKVADNSGAKRLQVIKVLGGYKKRYARLGDIVTVAIKEAEPHTQIKKGTVAHAVIVRTRKEIRRPSGIYIRFDDNAAVIIDKKNKEPKGTRILGPVARELRALGFNKIISLAPEVL, encoded by the coding sequence ATGGTTCAACATCGTACAATCCTAAAAGTTGCTGACAACTCCGGAGCCAAAAGACTCCAGGTTATTAAGGTGCTTGGCGGCTACAAAAAAAGATACGCCCGGCTGGGTGATATTGTTACTGTCGCCATCAAAGAAGCCGAACCCCATACCCAGATAAAAAAAGGCACTGTGGCCCACGCTGTTATTGTCAGAACCAGAAAAGAAATCCGCCGACCGAGCGGTATCTATATTCGCTTTGATGACAACGCTGCTGTTATTATTGACAAAAAAAACAAAGAACCAAAAGGCACCCGCATTCTCGGCCCCGTTGCCAGAGAGCTGCGCGCCCTTGGTTTCAACAAAATTATTTCCTTAGCTCCAGAAGTTCTATAA
- the rplX gene encoding 50S ribosomal protein L24 produces MNHMKIKTNDIVKFLSGKDLGKTGKVLHVIAAKNPKQKTKIVVEGLNLRYKHVRPKNEREKGQRIMFPYPTDISKVALVCPKCGKTTRVGYQVSENKNETAKKKTIKQRICRKCKAVI; encoded by the coding sequence ATAAATCATATGAAAATAAAAACTAACGACATAGTAAAGTTTCTCTCCGGTAAAGATCTTGGCAAAACAGGCAAGGTCCTGCATGTTATCGCCGCAAAAAACCCCAAACAAAAAACCAAGATAGTTGTTGAGGGATTGAATTTAAGGTACAAACATGTCCGCCCAAAAAATGAACGGGAAAAGGGCCAAAGGATTATGTTCCCCTACCCAACAGATATCTCCAAGGTTGCGCTTGTTTGTCCCAAGTGCGGCAAAACAACCAGAGTGGGCTACCAGGTATCTGAAAATAAAAACGAGACAGCCAAGAAAAAAACAATCAAGCAAAGAATCTGCCGCAAATGCAAAGCAGTTATCTAA